The following are from one region of the Leptospira saintgironsiae genome:
- the nadB gene encoding L-aspartate oxidase → MPRIKTDFLVIGSGITGLFQALKLSNVGETVIVTKKSDYESNTNYAQGGIASVFAQGDKFEDHVKDTLESGAGLCDPEAVRVLVEEGPPLVKELLEYGVPFNLNQEGEFDLHREGGHGTNRIVHAHDRTGHEIEKTLLQIVKQNPNIRILEYHTVVDLITPHHLKKKGLICFGAYVLSNQTGEVIPILAKKTIIASGGSGQVYSHTTNPKIATGDGVACAYRAGAEIRNMEFYQFHPTSLYHEKGDSFLISEAVRGKGAVLLGMDGEPFMKKYHPMADLATRDIVARAIDAEMKKSGDPHVWLDISHKPAAEIKESFPSIYAKCLELGIDITTDPIPVVPAAHFMCGGIATDLWGKTRIENLFAAGEASCTGVHGGNRLASNSLLECLVFSNRIAEEIRKNPPNFLPEHEQIPSWDKEGLVNTEEWVLISHDLSEIKNTMSNYVGIVRSNLRLERAKRRMDLIYAEVRDYYNRTIVTNPLLELRNLVLVAELIIRSALARHESRGLHYSTDYPENRSPSRHDTILINDLVHGDLQAPL, encoded by the coding sequence ATGCCAAGAATTAAAACCGATTTTTTAGTTATTGGGAGCGGTATTACCGGTCTTTTCCAAGCATTAAAACTTTCTAATGTAGGCGAGACTGTGATCGTGACCAAGAAGTCCGATTACGAGTCTAATACCAATTACGCCCAGGGTGGGATCGCCTCCGTTTTTGCGCAGGGAGACAAATTCGAGGATCATGTAAAAGATACTCTGGAATCCGGAGCTGGGCTCTGTGATCCGGAAGCAGTCCGAGTTTTGGTAGAAGAAGGCCCTCCTCTAGTCAAAGAACTTTTAGAATATGGTGTCCCATTCAACCTGAACCAAGAGGGCGAATTTGATCTTCATAGAGAAGGTGGACATGGAACAAATCGAATCGTCCATGCTCATGACAGAACAGGCCACGAGATCGAAAAAACTCTCCTTCAGATCGTAAAACAAAACCCAAATATTAGAATATTAGAATACCATACTGTGGTAGATCTGATCACTCCTCACCATCTCAAAAAGAAGGGACTGATCTGTTTCGGTGCATATGTTCTCTCCAATCAAACCGGCGAAGTAATTCCGATCCTTGCCAAAAAAACAATTATAGCAAGTGGTGGATCCGGACAGGTTTATTCTCATACTACAAATCCTAAGATTGCAACCGGTGATGGAGTTGCTTGTGCATATCGTGCAGGTGCTGAGATCAGAAATATGGAATTTTATCAATTCCACCCTACTTCTCTCTATCACGAAAAAGGAGATTCGTTTTTAATCTCTGAAGCAGTTAGAGGAAAAGGTGCGGTATTGCTTGGAATGGACGGAGAACCGTTCATGAAAAAATATCACCCGATGGCTGATCTTGCGACAAGAGATATAGTAGCAAGAGCCATAGACGCAGAAATGAAGAAGTCGGGAGATCCTCACGTTTGGTTGGATATCTCGCATAAACCAGCGGCCGAGATCAAAGAATCCTTCCCTTCTATTTATGCAAAATGTCTTGAGTTAGGAATCGATATCACTACTGATCCAATTCCAGTTGTTCCCGCAGCCCATTTCATGTGTGGGGGGATTGCAACAGACCTATGGGGAAAAACCAGAATAGAAAATTTATTCGCAGCAGGAGAAGCTTCCTGCACTGGAGTACATGGTGGAAACCGTCTGGCATCTAATAGTTTATTAGAATGTCTTGTATTCTCCAATCGTATCGCAGAAGAGATCCGCAAAAATCCGCCAAACTTCTTACCTGAGCATGAACAAATTCCTTCTTGGGATAAAGAAGGTCTAGTCAATACGGAAGAATGGGTATTGATCTCCCATGATCTTTCAGAGATCAAAAATACAATGTCCAATTATGTGGGAATTGTTCGCTCTAATCTACGTTTAGAAAGAGCAAAAAGAAGAATGGATCTGATCTATGCAGAAGTTAGAGACTATTATAACAGGACAATAGTTACAAATCCTCTATTAGAACTTCGTAATTTAGTATTGGTGGCCGAGTTGATTATCCGTTCTGCACTTGCCCGACACGAAAGTAGAGGACTTCATTATTCTACTGATTATCCGGAAAACAGATCCCCATCCAGACATGATACAATTCTGATCAATGACCTGGTCCATGGGGACCTGCAAGCGCCTCTTTAA
- the lsa25 gene encoding surface adhesin Lsa25 has product MRKVYYIIRSLFTLFAFSMLAMGCEEKLDRSPYGFREEDDSDLIAGAIFFQSFTNNGDGTTSDSTSGLMWKTCSQGQVFSGDATNFSCRGANGTLSNPSSFGAKELQYCSVDLNSCNTLGIPQTLTNVSPIGIPGNSEAFDSCANDNTGGHTDWRVASFLELKYLSSNSRNFMLLKFPDTIESFYWSSTANEQDVAGKTSRAVSFTRDRFGEDESFSKTSRYFIRCVR; this is encoded by the coding sequence ATGAGAAAAGTATATTATATAATAAGATCATTATTCACCTTATTCGCGTTTAGTATGCTCGCGATGGGTTGCGAAGAGAAATTAGATCGTAGTCCTTACGGCTTCCGAGAAGAGGATGATAGCGACTTAATAGCAGGAGCGATCTTCTTCCAAAGTTTCACAAACAATGGAGATGGAACAACATCAGATTCGACAAGCGGTTTGATGTGGAAGACTTGTAGCCAAGGTCAAGTATTCAGTGGAGATGCAACTAATTTCAGTTGTAGAGGAGCAAACGGAACTTTATCAAATCCAAGTTCTTTCGGAGCAAAAGAATTACAATATTGTAGTGTTGATCTGAATTCTTGTAACACATTAGGAATTCCTCAAACTCTTACAAATGTATCTCCGATTGGGATTCCCGGAAATTCAGAAGCCTTTGACTCATGTGCAAATGATAACACAGGTGGTCATACGGATTGGAGAGTGGCTAGTTTCTTAGAGTTAAAATATTTAAGCTCTAATAGTCGTAACTTCATGCTATTGAAATTCCCAGATACAATAGAGTCTTTCTATTGGAGTTCCACAGCTAATGAGCAAGATGTGGCTGGTAAAACTTCTAGAGCAGTATCTTTCACCAGAGATAGATTTGGGGAAGATGAATCCTTTAGTAAGACTTCCCGTTACTTTATTCGCTGCGTAAGATAG
- a CDS encoding mannose-1-phosphate guanylyltransferase: protein MTQDKPVVLIMAGGKGERFWPRSRVSTPKQLQKVYSKNTLLKETLNRAYTITSPDRVFIGTNATLKKAILAQERTFPENNFIIEPEGKNTAPIIALASLYFKEKFGDPVQVVLSADAWVNSDKEFAKSIQKALKEADEHLVLLGIKPNRPEVGYGYIASGKPTKHGFEVKSFFEKPDVKTALKYIKKANFYWNPGIFLWKTSLILDEFEKHSPKILKPLKDRFPFKKMGDLGEAFKLLPSEPVDIAIMEKSARIRMVEASFSWDDVGSWLSLERVLPGDNQGNRHIGKEILFYKSGNNVTQTRKEFTALLGVQDIVVVEEEDVLFIASKEGIGDIKNMVAEIRKNKGLQKYTE, encoded by the coding sequence ATGACACAAGACAAACCCGTAGTACTCATTATGGCGGGAGGAAAGGGAGAAAGATTCTGGCCAAGATCCAGAGTTTCTACTCCTAAACAACTCCAGAAAGTATACTCTAAAAACACTCTTTTGAAAGAGACTTTGAATCGTGCTTATACTATCACAAGTCCTGATAGAGTTTTTATTGGAACAAACGCTACTTTAAAAAAAGCGATCCTCGCTCAGGAAAGAACTTTCCCAGAAAATAATTTTATCATAGAGCCTGAAGGAAAAAACACTGCACCCATCATTGCTCTTGCTTCTTTATATTTTAAGGAGAAGTTTGGAGATCCAGTTCAGGTTGTACTTTCCGCAGATGCTTGGGTAAATTCTGACAAAGAATTTGCAAAAAGTATCCAAAAGGCTTTGAAAGAAGCAGACGAACATTTGGTTTTACTAGGTATCAAACCGAATCGTCCTGAAGTAGGTTATGGTTATATCGCTTCTGGAAAACCGACTAAACATGGATTCGAAGTGAAATCATTCTTCGAAAAGCCGGATGTAAAAACTGCTCTCAAGTATATTAAAAAAGCAAACTTCTATTGGAATCCGGGGATCTTTCTTTGGAAGACAAGTTTGATCTTGGATGAGTTTGAAAAACATTCTCCTAAAATTTTAAAACCTCTTAAAGACAGATTTCCATTCAAGAAGATGGGAGATTTGGGAGAAGCATTCAAACTTCTTCCTTCCGAGCCAGTTGATATCGCCATCATGGAAAAGAGTGCTCGTATTAGAATGGTAGAAGCAAGTTTCTCTTGGGACGATGTTGGCTCTTGGCTTTCATTGGAAAGAGTATTGCCTGGAGATAACCAAGGCAATCGTCATATCGGTAAAGAAATTCTATTTTATAAATCCGGAAACAACGTCACTCAGACTAGAAAAGAATTCACTGCATTACTAGGAGTGCAGGATATCGTAGTAGTTGAAGAGGAAGACGTTCTCTTCATCGCTTCTAAAGAAGGAATAGGTGATATTAAGAATATGGTTGCTGAAATCCGTAAAAATAAAGGTTTACAAAAGTACACCGAATAA
- a CDS encoding S41 family peptidase — translation MKSLRSLSLSFLSVILCTSIFFCQPSSGNSKTTADFTLKDFDSVVKTVEGNYIDKNIDKNRAYKDAAVFALLSLPHGLYLYPESYFTDREKYEESDDIFPGKSFKLSPEDKFVLFDPDYKEVEKIRDRKLKEESNKPKLSNDEVLKLVEREKVRKKVLTAKWEQTNFSKKDFDRVLAYLEKNLQNYTTPPLKDPFGEEDTKDKEPFSIKDVYLAAANGYLSSLDPHSQVFLKAAWEESMAKIEDGSFEGIGAILSGGGNKEVIVENPLEGRPAVTAGVRAGDVILAVDGKSTKGMLLDKVVERIKGKKGSKVTLTIRRKGVAGTLAIEVIRDTIEIRNITSKLIDNHPYIGYIKLTGFVKSDPSVDKEFVQHFKELEKQSTSKGTKLKALVLDLRNNPGGYLDLAIDLADMFVTNGLIVSVKSPNRSPEDSNAGKKDLTDLPVAVLINAKSASASEIVASALKHHGRGLILGERSFGKATVQKLQELRGNGAYYIKLTQSRYYAPSGNTIQVVGVKPDVDVSSEEDGSFPFHYREENMWNHLPELPSSAEEKSHFDVKKLEGWVKSNGQAEKFIQEHKNDPIKPDFQLIRSIDYVEALLNTGAKRK, via the coding sequence TTGAAAAGCTTGAGATCCCTCTCCTTATCCTTTCTTTCAGTTATCTTATGTACGAGCATCTTCTTCTGCCAACCTTCTTCCGGAAATTCCAAGACCACGGCAGATTTCACTCTCAAAGATTTTGACAGCGTAGTCAAGACCGTTGAGGGAAACTATATAGATAAAAATATAGATAAAAACCGCGCTTATAAGGACGCAGCAGTTTTTGCACTTCTATCTTTGCCTCATGGCCTCTATCTGTATCCGGAAAGTTATTTTACCGATCGAGAAAAATACGAAGAGTCGGATGATATTTTCCCGGGCAAATCTTTCAAACTTTCTCCGGAGGACAAATTTGTTCTATTCGATCCGGATTATAAAGAAGTAGAAAAGATCCGAGACAGAAAACTAAAAGAAGAGTCCAACAAACCTAAACTTTCAAATGACGAGGTTCTCAAGTTAGTCGAAAGGGAGAAGGTCCGTAAAAAAGTGCTCACCGCCAAATGGGAGCAGACCAACTTCTCCAAAAAAGACTTTGATAGAGTTCTTGCTTACCTCGAAAAAAATCTGCAAAACTATACTACCCCTCCGCTCAAAGATCCGTTTGGAGAAGAGGATACTAAAGATAAAGAACCATTCAGCATCAAGGATGTATATCTAGCTGCTGCGAACGGCTATCTTTCTTCCTTAGATCCGCATAGCCAAGTATTCCTTAAAGCTGCCTGGGAAGAATCCATGGCAAAAATCGAAGATGGAAGTTTCGAAGGAATTGGAGCAATCTTAAGTGGTGGTGGTAACAAAGAAGTTATCGTAGAAAACCCATTAGAAGGAAGACCTGCGGTTACTGCTGGTGTTCGCGCTGGAGATGTAATCCTTGCAGTAGATGGAAAATCCACAAAAGGAATGTTACTCGACAAAGTAGTTGAGAGGATCAAAGGAAAAAAAGGATCCAAAGTAACACTGACCATCCGCAGAAAAGGAGTGGCAGGAACATTAGCGATCGAAGTGATCCGAGACACAATCGAGATCAGGAATATCACAAGCAAGTTGATAGACAATCATCCTTATATTGGATATATCAAACTGACTGGTTTCGTAAAATCAGATCCTTCTGTTGATAAAGAATTCGTTCAACATTTTAAAGAATTAGAAAAACAATCTACTAGTAAAGGAACCAAACTTAAAGCATTGGTTCTAGATCTAAGAAATAACCCAGGCGGTTATTTGGATCTGGCAATTGATCTTGCAGATATGTTTGTAACTAACGGACTAATCGTTTCCGTAAAAAGTCCGAACAGAAGCCCGGAAGATTCTAATGCTGGCAAAAAAGATCTAACTGATCTGCCAGTTGCAGTTCTAATCAATGCAAAGTCTGCTTCTGCTTCTGAAATTGTAGCTTCTGCACTTAAACATCATGGTCGTGGTTTGATTTTGGGAGAGAGATCTTTCGGAAAAGCAACCGTTCAAAAACTGCAAGAGTTAAGAGGAAACGGAGCTTATTATATCAAACTTACTCAATCTAGATATTATGCACCTTCTGGAAATACGATCCAAGTAGTCGGAGTTAAACCTGATGTGGATGTTTCTTCTGAAGAAGACGGCAGTTTCCCATTCCATTATCGCGAAGAAAATATGTGGAATCACCTTCCTGAATTACCTTCTTCTGCTGAGGAAAAAAGCCATTTTGATGTGAAAAAATTGGAAGGCTGGGTGAAATCAAACGGACAAGCGGAGAAGTTCATACAAGAACATAAGAACGATCCGATCAAGCCTGATTTCCAATTGATCCGTTCCATAGATTACGTAGAAGCCCTTTTAAATACCGGCGCAAAACGTAAGTAA
- a CDS encoding pyridoxine 5'-phosphate synthase: MVHLSVNVNKIATLRNSRGGNHPDLINLSKLILDSGAHGITVHPREDERHIKKNDVFDLREFLTLYNRDKKKKIEYNMEGEPSPRFLDLVLEAKPDQATLVPVTPGEITSDHGFDLKKDSSELKTYIRRIQDAGIRVSIFMETNLENLKLVKDTGADRVEFYTGPYAQAFDHSPEEGKAAFESFKKAAEFLQAQKIGINAGHDLDHFNLPLFARLPGLEEVSIGHRLMSYALDVGLEASVKEYLKALS; encoded by the coding sequence ATGGTCCATCTGAGCGTAAATGTAAACAAAATTGCAACTTTGAGAAATTCCAGAGGTGGAAATCATCCGGATCTGATCAACCTATCCAAATTGATTTTGGATTCTGGCGCTCATGGAATTACAGTTCATCCCAGAGAAGACGAAAGACATATAAAGAAAAATGACGTATTCGATCTGCGGGAGTTCCTCACGCTCTACAATAGGGATAAAAAGAAGAAGATAGAATATAATATGGAAGGAGAACCTTCTCCTCGATTTTTAGATCTTGTTCTGGAAGCAAAACCGGACCAGGCAACGTTAGTCCCAGTTACTCCAGGAGAGATCACTTCTGATCATGGTTTCGATTTGAAGAAGGACTCCTCAGAACTGAAAACGTATATCCGAAGGATCCAAGATGCAGGTATCCGGGTTTCCATCTTTATGGAAACGAATTTAGAGAATCTTAAATTAGTAAAGGATACCGGCGCAGATCGTGTAGAATTCTATACAGGTCCTTATGCCCAAGCTTTTGATCATTCTCCGGAAGAAGGTAAAGCTGCTTTCGAATCTTTCAAAAAAGCGGCGGAGTTCCTTCAGGCTCAAAAAATAGGGATTAACGCAGGACATGACCTAGATCATTTTAATCTTCCCCTATTCGCTCGTCTTCCGGGCTTGGAAGAAGTTTCTATCGGCCACAGACTAATGTCTTATGCACTTGATGTTGGTTTAGAAGCCTCAGTGAAAGAGTATCTAAAGGCACTAAGTTAA
- the omp85 gene encoding Omp85 family outer membrane protein, translated as MRIKEIKSLVLTICFVASFNIEAQDFIPEPGCEKPPARKNMPFHMDSSKQLCSKDLAVKREGWYPTGLPLINSDPLEGVGFGVRAYAYNNGLKSDPLFDYTPYRVRFFAQYFNTSKNAQYHQLSLDMPFIANTQWRLRADAFLTITPTTLYFGIGEGSLKTLSYFDRNQPGGDYVNNATFADQSKNFSYYRPGGPQDPVSFGGNTYYGVPSQPGFVVTNKMYNGYIIETPMVNLSTERSFFGGTVRLVAGIKASENIIRTFDGRKAPGYDPVLGMDYGANVPNAKTRLTEDAEAGKILGYHGGYVNAVRLALVYDTRDFEPDPNSGVFLEGTFEKNSKAFGSDFNFQKYFAQGKFFWSPFPKVFDKLVIASRFGAGLSEGDVPFFEYRNMWGTEGLIGGLGGIRTIRGYKQDRFVGRMMGWGNIEVRWKFGSLRVGDEYFAFNLVPFMDFGRVWDDEHKVGTKDYKYSHGLGLRIAWNQATIIMIDWAKSREDEQLFVNFSHAF; from the coding sequence ATGAGGATTAAAGAAATTAAATCGTTGGTGCTAACGATTTGTTTTGTAGCAAGTTTCAACATAGAAGCCCAAGATTTTATCCCTGAACCGGGATGCGAGAAGCCTCCTGCGCGCAAAAATATGCCGTTTCATATGGATTCTTCTAAACAGCTTTGTTCAAAAGACTTAGCCGTAAAAAGAGAAGGCTGGTATCCTACCGGACTTCCATTAATCAATTCAGATCCACTTGAAGGCGTTGGGTTTGGTGTTCGTGCGTATGCATATAATAACGGTCTAAAATCAGATCCGTTATTCGATTATACTCCTTATAGAGTAAGATTTTTCGCTCAGTATTTTAATACTAGTAAGAACGCTCAATACCATCAGCTCAGTTTAGATATGCCGTTTATTGCGAATACGCAATGGCGTCTTCGTGCAGATGCGTTTCTAACAATTACGCCTACCACTCTTTACTTTGGAATAGGCGAAGGATCTCTTAAGACTCTTAGTTATTTCGATCGTAACCAGCCTGGTGGTGATTATGTTAATAACGCTACTTTCGCTGATCAAAGTAAAAATTTCAGTTATTATAGACCTGGAGGTCCTCAGGACCCAGTTTCCTTCGGCGGAAATACTTATTACGGAGTTCCAAGCCAGCCAGGTTTCGTTGTTACTAACAAAATGTATAACGGATATATCATAGAAACTCCTATGGTCAACCTGAGTACTGAAAGATCTTTCTTTGGTGGAACAGTTCGTTTGGTCGCCGGGATTAAAGCGTCTGAAAATATTATCAGAACCTTTGACGGAAGAAAGGCACCGGGTTACGATCCAGTTCTTGGTATGGATTATGGAGCGAATGTACCTAACGCTAAAACACGTCTGACTGAAGATGCAGAAGCAGGCAAAATTTTAGGTTATCACGGTGGTTACGTAAACGCAGTTCGTCTCGCATTAGTATATGATACGCGAGACTTCGAGCCAGATCCGAATAGTGGTGTTTTCTTAGAAGGAACTTTCGAGAAAAACAGCAAGGCATTCGGTTCCGATTTCAATTTCCAAAAATACTTTGCTCAAGGAAAATTCTTCTGGAGTCCGTTTCCTAAAGTTTTCGACAAACTCGTTATCGCTTCCCGTTTTGGAGCAGGCTTGTCAGAAGGAGATGTTCCATTCTTCGAATACCGTAACATGTGGGGAACGGAAGGTTTGATCGGAGGACTCGGAGGAATTCGTACGATCCGTGGTTATAAACAAGACCGTTTCGTAGGAAGAATGATGGGTTGGGGTAATATCGAAGTTCGTTGGAAATTCGGTTCCCTACGTGTAGGTGACGAATACTTCGCATTTAACTTAGTTCCATTTATGGACTTCGGCCGAGTTTGGGACGACGAACATAAGGTCGGAACCAAGGATTATAAATATTCACATGGTCTCGGACTTCGGATCGCATGGAACCAAGCTACGATCATCATGATCGATTGGGCAAAGTCTAGAGAAGACGAACAATTATTCGTAAACTTCAGCCACGCGTTCTAA
- the lsa25 gene encoding surface adhesin Lsa25 has protein sequence MRKVYYIIRSLFTLFAFSMLAMGCEEKLDRSPYGFREEDDSDLIAGAIFFQSFTNNGDGTTSDSTSGLMWKTCSQGQVFSGDATNFSCRGANGTLSNPSSFGAKELQYCSVDLNSCNTLGIPQTLTNVSPIGIPGNSEALDSCANDNTGGHTNWRVASFLELKYLSSNSRNFMLLKFPDTIESFYWSSTANEQDVGGKTSRAVSFTRDRFGEDESFSKTSRYFIRCVR, from the coding sequence ATGAGAAAAGTATATTATATAATAAGATCATTATTCACCTTATTCGCGTTTAGCATGCTCGCGATGGGTTGCGAAGAGAAATTAGATCGTAGTCCTTACGGCTTCCGAGAAGAAGATGATAGTGACTTAATAGCAGGAGCGATCTTCTTCCAAAGTTTCACAAACAATGGAGATGGAACAACATCAGATTCCACTAGTGGTTTGATGTGGAAGACTTGTAGCCAAGGTCAAGTATTCAGTGGGGATGCCACTAATTTCAGTTGTAGAGGAGCGAACGGAACTTTATCAAATCCAAGTTCTTTCGGAGCAAAAGAATTACAATATTGTAGTGTTGATCTGAATTCTTGTAACACATTAGGAATTCCTCAAACTCTTACAAATGTATCTCCGATTGGGATTCCCGGAAATTCAGAAGCCTTAGACTCATGTGCAAATGATAACACAGGTGGTCATACGAATTGGAGAGTAGCTAGTTTCTTAGAGTTAAAATATTTAAGCTCTAATAGTCGTAACTTCATGCTTTTGAAATTCCCGGATACGATAGAGTCTTTCTATTGGAGTTCCACAGCTAATGAGCAAGATGTGGGGGGTAAAACTTCTAGAGCAGTATCTTTCACCAGAGATAGATTTGGGGAAGATGAATCCTTTAGTAAGACTTCCCGTTACTTTATTCGCTGCGTAAGATAA
- a CDS encoding TIGR02300 family protein, translating into MATAKKTAKKKAAPKSKAPVKKSAPPKKKTPPAKKKEVAASAGKPAGTTKKSSASKSSLNPLGKKFTCHTCGTKFYDLNKEVKICPKCGADQSKRPPSKSRTRAARVEEEEFPEENLDYDSEAGFEEEEGIVEEPLEEEEDEEEEEE; encoded by the coding sequence ATGGCAACAGCTAAGAAAACGGCTAAGAAAAAAGCTGCACCGAAGTCCAAAGCTCCGGTGAAAAAAAGCGCCCCCCCTAAGAAAAAAACTCCTCCGGCAAAGAAGAAGGAAGTTGCTGCTAGCGCAGGCAAGCCTGCAGGGACGACTAAAAAGTCTTCTGCATCCAAATCTTCCCTCAATCCTCTGGGTAAAAAATTCACCTGTCATACTTGTGGAACTAAATTCTACGATCTAAACAAAGAAGTAAAAATCTGCCCTAAATGCGGAGCCGATCAAAGTAAACGTCCTCCTTCTAAATCAAGGACCCGTGCGGCCAGAGTGGAAGAAGAAGAGTTTCCAGAAGAAAACTTAGACTACGATTCCGAAGCAGGTTTCGAAGAAGAAGAAGGTATTGTGGAAGAACCTCTTGAAGAGGAAGAAGACGAGGAAGAGGAGGAGGAATAA
- the miaA gene encoding tRNA (adenosine(37)-N6)-dimethylallyltransferase MiaA, which translates to MIITAPTGAGKTALVRELDPSRFEIISFDSRQIYKELSIGTAAPSQEDCEKIPHHLVSFLSPSESIDAAKFVTMAEEALDDILSRGKIPVLTAGTGFYLNAFLYGMFPVPKITEEIKLKVESLSMEERIQELQILDPKALQKIFPNDNYRYGRALEVNWMGTLWSELKVEEGKGALISKNLNILGAFFLDLDRKELYERIDSRAKKMIESGMAEEAKRVSDKYGEDCPGLQSLGYNFALENIKGTSNLETFFGNLSQSHRNYAKRQITWFRKQKILEPIHPSEAYKKIKI; encoded by the coding sequence CTGATCATCACCGCTCCCACCGGGGCCGGAAAAACGGCTCTGGTGAGAGAATTAGATCCTTCCCGTTTTGAAATTATTTCCTTCGATTCCAGACAGATCTACAAAGAGTTAAGCATAGGAACTGCAGCCCCAAGCCAGGAAGACTGCGAAAAAATCCCCCACCATCTAGTTTCATTTCTTTCGCCTTCCGAGTCTATAGACGCTGCAAAATTTGTGACAATGGCAGAAGAAGCCCTGGATGATATACTTTCTAGAGGCAAAATCCCAGTTTTAACAGCAGGAACAGGGTTTTATTTAAATGCTTTTTTGTACGGAATGTTTCCCGTTCCGAAAATCACTGAAGAAATAAAACTTAAAGTAGAATCCTTAAGTATGGAAGAAAGGATCCAAGAGCTCCAAATATTGGACCCTAAAGCTCTCCAAAAAATCTTTCCAAACGATAACTACAGATACGGAAGAGCCTTAGAAGTAAATTGGATGGGAACTCTTTGGTCCGAACTAAAAGTGGAAGAGGGGAAGGGCGCCCTAATTTCCAAAAATTTGAATATACTCGGGGCCTTCTTTTTAGATCTGGATCGAAAAGAATTATATGAAAGGATCGATTCCAGGGCCAAAAAAATGATAGAATCTGGAATGGCTGAAGAAGCAAAAAGGGTCTCCGATAAATACGGTGAAGATTGTCCCGGTCTTCAGTCCTTAGGTTATAATTTCGCGCTTGAAAATATTAAAGGAACGTCCAATCTTGAGACATTCTTTGGGAATTTAAGCCAGTCTCATCGGAATTACGCCAAACGTCAGATTACTTGGTTTCGAAAGCAAAAGATCTTGGAACCGATCCATCCGAGTGAAGCGTATAAAAAGATAAAAATATAA
- the hfq gene encoding RNA chaperone Hfq: MSAKNNIQDQLLNTARKEKLELTIYLLNGVPLKGKVVSFDNFTIVLEQENKQSLVYKHAISTIIPAKVIKLYTEEAAKEAPSA, encoded by the coding sequence ATGTCTGCTAAAAATAATATACAGGACCAACTGCTCAATACGGCTAGAAAAGAAAAACTAGAATTGACCATCTATCTTCTTAACGGAGTTCCTTTAAAAGGGAAAGTGGTAAGTTTTGATAATTTTACTATAGTCCTTGAGCAAGAGAATAAGCAGAGTTTGGTGTACAAACACGCGATCTCCACTATCATTCCTGCCAAAGTAATCAAACTTTATACAGAAGAAGCAGCAAAAGAAGCTCCTTCCGCCTAA